A window from Staphylococcus succinus encodes these proteins:
- the trmFO gene encoding methylenetetrahydrofolate--tRNA-(uracil(54)-C(5))-methyltransferase (FADH(2)-oxidizing) TrmFO: MTQTVNVVGAGLAGSEAAYQLAQRGIKVNLFEMRPVKQTPAHHTDQFAELVCSNSLRGNALTNAVGVLKEEMRRLDSLIISAADKARVPAGGALAVDRHDFAGHVTQTLKNHPNITVVNEEINSIPEGQTIIATGPLTTTNLANEIVEATGKDQLYFYDAAAPIIEKESIDMDKVYLKSRYDKGEAAYLNCPMTEEEFNAFYDAVLEAEVAPVNEFEKEKYFEGCMPFEVMAERGRKTLLFGPMKPVGLEDPKTGKRPFAVVQLRQDDAAGTLYNIVGFQTHLKWGAQKDVIRLIPGLENVEIVRYGVMHRNTFINSPDVLSETYQLKGREELYFAGQMTGVEGYVESAASGLVSGINLAHKLKDKGEVIFPRETMIGSMAYYISHAKNEKNFQPMNANFGLLPTLEHRIKDKKERYETLANRALSYLDNYKQTL; the protein is encoded by the coding sequence ATGACTCAAACTGTCAATGTAGTAGGTGCTGGATTAGCTGGTTCTGAAGCTGCATATCAATTAGCTCAAAGAGGTATAAAAGTAAATTTATTCGAAATGAGGCCTGTAAAACAAACGCCTGCGCATCATACGGATCAATTTGCAGAACTCGTATGTTCTAACTCTTTACGTGGTAATGCTTTAACAAATGCAGTAGGTGTATTGAAGGAAGAAATGAGACGTTTGGATTCACTTATTATAAGTGCGGCAGACAAAGCTAGAGTACCAGCAGGGGGAGCGCTAGCGGTCGATCGTCATGATTTTGCTGGACATGTAACTCAAACTCTAAAGAATCATCCGAATATAACTGTAGTAAATGAAGAAATCAATAGTATTCCTGAAGGACAAACAATTATTGCGACAGGACCATTAACGACAACGAACTTAGCAAATGAAATAGTTGAAGCTACAGGAAAAGATCAATTATATTTTTATGATGCAGCAGCACCAATTATTGAAAAAGAAAGTATAGATATGGATAAAGTATACTTGAAATCTCGTTATGATAAAGGAGAAGCAGCATATTTAAATTGTCCTATGACTGAAGAAGAATTCAATGCGTTTTATGATGCGGTACTAGAAGCAGAAGTGGCTCCGGTCAATGAATTTGAGAAAGAAAAATACTTTGAGGGATGTATGCCGTTCGAAGTTATGGCTGAACGTGGTCGCAAAACCTTGTTATTTGGACCAATGAAGCCAGTAGGACTAGAAGACCCTAAAACAGGAAAACGTCCATTTGCAGTTGTCCAATTAAGACAAGATGATGCAGCAGGTACACTTTATAATATTGTAGGATTTCAAACGCACCTGAAATGGGGCGCTCAAAAAGATGTCATTCGTCTTATCCCAGGCTTAGAAAATGTAGAAATTGTTAGATATGGTGTGATGCATAGAAATACATTTATTAATTCACCAGATGTGTTATCAGAAACATATCAACTTAAAGGTAGAGAAGAGTTATACTTTGCTGGTCAAATGACTGGGGTTGAAGGATATGTTGAAAGTGCAGCAAGTGGTTTAGTGTCTGGTATTAATTTAGCGCATAAATTAAAAGATAAAGGGGAAGTTATATTCCCTAGAGAAACTATGATAGGCAGTATGGCATATTATATTTCTCATGCTAAGAACGAAAAGAATTTCCAACCTATGAATGCTAATTTCGGGTTGTTACCAACTTTAGAGCATCGTATTAAAGATAAAAAAGAAAGATATGAAACTTTAGCGAACCGTGCATTGTCTTATTTAGATAATTATAAACAAACACTATAA
- the hslU gene encoding ATP-dependent protease ATPase subunit HslU, producing the protein MESNGIKLTPKDIVSKLNEYIVGQDDAKRKVAIALRNRYRRSLLIEEEKKEIAPKNILMIGPTGVGKTEIARRMARVVGAPFIKVEATKFTEVGYVGRDVESMVRDLVDVSVRLVKEQKKALVEDEAKDKANEKLVKLLVPSMKKKATQNNNNNPLESLFGGSMPNFGQNNDEEEEAPTEDVKTKRSEIKQQLLKGELEDEKVRLKVEQDPGAMGMLGTNQNQQMQDMMSQLLPKKKVEREVPVKTARKILTDEFADELIDQESANQEAIDLAEQMGIIFIDEIDKVATNNQNSGQDVSRQGVQRDILPILEGSMIQTKYGTVSTEHMLFIGAGAFHVAKPSDLIPELQGRFPIRVELESLSIEDFVRILTEPKLSLIKQYEALLKTEQVTVNFTDEAIKRLAEIAFQVNQDTDNIGARRLHTILEKMLEDLSFEAPSMPHAVVDITPQYVDDKLKTISTNKDLSAFIL; encoded by the coding sequence ATGGAGTCAAATGGTATTAAATTAACACCAAAAGATATCGTTTCAAAATTGAATGAATATATCGTTGGGCAGGATGACGCAAAACGTAAAGTAGCCATTGCATTAAGAAATAGATATAGAAGAAGTTTGCTAATCGAAGAAGAAAAAAAAGAGATTGCACCTAAAAATATTTTGATGATTGGTCCAACTGGTGTCGGCAAAACAGAAATTGCACGACGTATGGCTAGAGTAGTGGGCGCACCTTTTATTAAAGTTGAGGCAACTAAGTTTACTGAAGTGGGTTATGTAGGACGCGATGTTGAAAGTATGGTCAGAGATTTAGTAGATGTATCCGTAAGGTTAGTGAAAGAGCAAAAGAAAGCGCTAGTTGAAGACGAAGCAAAAGATAAAGCAAATGAAAAACTAGTGAAACTTTTAGTTCCGAGCATGAAGAAAAAAGCTACCCAAAATAATAATAACAATCCTTTAGAGTCGTTGTTCGGCGGTTCGATGCCAAACTTTGGACAAAATAATGACGAAGAGGAAGAAGCACCAACTGAAGATGTTAAGACCAAACGTTCTGAAATCAAACAACAGTTATTAAAAGGTGAATTAGAAGATGAAAAAGTACGTTTGAAAGTAGAACAAGACCCAGGCGCTATGGGAATGTTAGGGACAAATCAAAATCAACAAATGCAAGATATGATGAGTCAACTGTTACCTAAGAAGAAAGTTGAAAGAGAAGTCCCAGTTAAAACAGCACGTAAAATATTAACAGATGAATTCGCTGATGAATTAATTGATCAAGAGTCTGCAAACCAAGAAGCGATAGACCTTGCTGAGCAAATGGGCATTATATTTATTGATGAAATTGATAAAGTGGCAACGAATAACCAAAATTCAGGTCAAGATGTCTCTAGACAAGGTGTACAGAGGGACATTTTACCGATTCTTGAAGGTAGCATGATTCAAACCAAATATGGTACTGTTAGTACTGAACATATGCTGTTTATTGGTGCTGGAGCGTTCCACGTGGCTAAACCAAGTGATTTAATTCCTGAGTTACAAGGTCGTTTCCCAATTCGTGTTGAATTAGAAAGTCTTTCAATAGAAGATTTTGTACGAATCCTGACTGAGCCTAAATTATCACTTATCAAACAATATGAGGCGTTACTTAAAACTGAGCAAGTCACAGTCAACTTTACCGATGAGGCAATTAAACGTTTGGCTGAAATTGCGTTTCAGGTAAACCAAGATACTGATAATATTGGTGCACGTCGATTGCATACGATTTTAGAAAAAATGCTTGAAGATTTATCATTCGAAGCGCCGAGTATGCCACATGCGGTTGTAGATATTACGCCACAATATGTTGATGATAAATTGAAAACCATTTCAACAAACAAAGATTTAAGTGCGTTTATTTTATAA
- the hslV gene encoding ATP-dependent protease subunit HslV encodes MSTSIHATTIYAVQHNGHSAMAGDGQVTLGEQVIMKKTARKVRRLYNDKVLAGFAGSVADAFTLFEKFETKLQQFGGNLERAAVELAQEWRGDKQLRQLEAMLIVMDKDSILVVSGTGEVIAPDDDLIAIGSGGNYALSAGRALKRHATNLTAKEMAYESLKVASDICVFTNDQIVVEEL; translated from the coding sequence ATGAGTACATCTATTCATGCGACGACGATTTATGCAGTTCAGCATAATGGCCATTCAGCAATGGCAGGAGATGGACAAGTTACGCTTGGTGAGCAAGTGATTATGAAAAAGACCGCACGAAAAGTAAGACGTTTATATAACGATAAAGTTTTAGCGGGATTTGCTGGGAGTGTGGCAGATGCCTTTACATTATTTGAAAAATTCGAAACTAAATTACAACAATTCGGGGGGAATTTGGAAAGAGCTGCTGTAGAGCTAGCACAAGAATGGAGAGGTGACAAACAACTTCGTCAATTGGAAGCTATGCTTATTGTGATGGATAAAGATTCTATCCTTGTTGTGAGTGGTACAGGTGAAGTTATCGCTCCAGACGATGATTTGATAGCTATTGGTTCGGGTGGTAATTATGCGTTGAGTGCAGGTAGAGCATTGAAGCGTCATGCTACAAATTTAACTGCCAAAGAGATGGCGTATGAAAGTTTAAAAGTAGCTTCAGATATTTGTGTATTTACAAATGACCAAATTGTGGTTGAAGAATTATAA
- the xerC gene encoding tyrosine recombinase XerC produces the protein MEEIQQAYLYMLKVEKQFSEHTLKSYHDDLEQFNAFLSQEYLELSAFEYKDARNYLSFLYSKSLKRTSVSRKISTLRSFYEYWMTQDEQIINPFIQLVHPKKEQYLPHFFYEEEMEALFDTVEKDPKKGLRDRVILELLYATGIRVSELVHIKEQDLDMNLPGVKVLGKGGKERFIPFGEFCRQSIERYIESFKPKMNKVHSYLLVNMNGAPITERGVRYVLNDVVKRTAGVTDIHPHKLRHTFATHMLNQGADLRTVQSLLGHVNLSTTGRYTHVTNDQLRKVYLNAHPRAKKEN, from the coding sequence TTGGAAGAAATCCAGCAGGCATACTTATATATGTTAAAAGTTGAAAAACAATTTTCAGAACATACTTTGAAGTCATATCATGATGATTTAGAACAATTCAATGCGTTTTTAAGTCAAGAATATTTAGAGTTATCTGCATTCGAATATAAAGATGCAAGAAATTATTTGAGTTTTTTATATTCAAAAAGCTTGAAAAGAACTTCTGTTTCCCGTAAAATTTCTACGCTGAGAAGTTTTTACGAATATTGGATGACTCAAGATGAACAAATTATCAATCCATTCATTCAACTCGTACATCCCAAGAAAGAACAATATTTGCCACATTTTTTCTATGAAGAAGAAATGGAAGCATTATTTGATACTGTTGAAAAAGACCCCAAAAAAGGATTGAGAGACAGAGTGATTTTAGAATTACTTTATGCAACAGGCATAAGGGTCTCAGAATTAGTTCATATAAAAGAGCAGGATTTAGATATGAATTTACCTGGAGTGAAAGTACTGGGTAAAGGTGGAAAAGAGCGGTTTATCCCATTTGGTGAGTTTTGTAGGCAAAGCATTGAACGTTATATAGAGTCATTTAAACCAAAAATGAATAAAGTACATTCGTATTTACTAGTGAATATGAATGGAGCACCAATTACAGAGCGGGGTGTTCGTTATGTGTTGAATGATGTCGTAAAACGAACAGCTGGCGTCACAGATATTCACCCACATAAACTACGACATACATTTGCGACACATATGCTTAATCAAGGAGCAGATTTACGCACCGTACAATCATTGCTAGGTCATGTGAATTTATCGACGACAGGCCGTTATACACATGTGACTAATGATCAGCTAAGAAAAGTATATTTAAATGCACATCCTCGTGCAAAAAAGGAGAATTGA